The Inediibacterium massiliense genome has a segment encoding these proteins:
- a CDS encoding B12-binding domain-containing radical SAM protein: MKILLTTLNSKYIHTTLSLRYLYEYCKDDFSMEIKEYTINHHTDYVLGEIYKGHYDLVCFSCYIWNIHNTLEIIRNLKKVRPDITIVLGGPEVSFDGKSLMEKEEQIDYIICGEGEETFRELLSFVVDKKGKKEEIKGIVYREDNKVYENEARPLIQDLSIIPSPYSDGILEDENKIIYYESSRGCPHNCKYCLSSTIRGVRFFPIERVKKDLKLFLEKKVKQVKFVDRTFNVKKSHSFEIMKYICENDNGYTNFHFEITADLLDEETLRFLSTVREGLFQFEIGVQTTFDQTMKSIDRHVDFHVLSRIVKEISHFKNIHLHLDLIAGLPFESFERFKQSFDDVYALEPEKLQLGFLKLLKGSPIRKEKDLHEYVYREEAPYEVLQNKYITYEEILKLKMIEEMVETFFNSHAFHHSVQYMINKFYNRPSQFYEEFAIFWEEKGYHHVSHGKNGLYEILICFYKENQFVDEEIFMELLKFDYLMQGKGNLPHFFKKVDIPHFHERIHDFLHEEENINKYLPQYKNIPAKQIIKKVSFHNFQYDIVKIIQNPLIKDIKKEKTTIFFDYELDHKVFEKARYEKIFI, encoded by the coding sequence ATGAAGATTTTACTTACTACACTAAATTCAAAATATATTCATACAACTCTATCTTTAAGATATTTATATGAATATTGTAAAGATGATTTTTCTATGGAGATTAAGGAGTATACTATCAATCATCATACAGATTATGTATTAGGAGAGATTTATAAAGGACATTATGATTTGGTATGTTTTTCTTGTTATATATGGAATATTCATAATACATTAGAGATTATAAGAAATTTAAAAAAAGTAAGACCAGATATTACTATTGTATTAGGAGGGCCCGAAGTAAGCTTTGACGGAAAAAGCCTTATGGAAAAAGAAGAACAAATAGATTATATTATTTGTGGAGAAGGAGAGGAAACCTTCAGAGAGCTTCTCTCCTTTGTTGTTGACAAAAAAGGTAAAAAAGAAGAAATAAAAGGTATTGTATATAGAGAAGATAATAAAGTATATGAAAATGAAGCAAGACCTCTGATTCAAGATCTATCCATCATACCATCTCCTTATAGTGATGGGATTTTAGAAGATGAAAATAAAATTATATACTATGAAAGCTCTAGAGGATGTCCTCATAATTGTAAATATTGTCTATCTTCTACTATTAGAGGGGTAAGATTTTTTCCTATAGAAAGGGTAAAAAAAGATTTAAAATTATTTTTGGAAAAGAAAGTAAAACAAGTGAAATTTGTAGATAGAACTTTTAATGTAAAAAAAAGTCATAGCTTTGAGATTATGAAATATATTTGTGAAAATGACAATGGATATACAAATTTTCATTTTGAAATTACAGCTGATTTGTTAGATGAAGAAACACTGAGATTTTTATCGACTGTAAGAGAAGGATTATTTCAATTTGAGATTGGGGTACAAACTACTTTTGATCAAACTATGAAAAGCATAGATAGACATGTGGATTTTCATGTGTTAAGTAGGATAGTAAAAGAAATATCTCACTTTAAGAACATACATCTACATTTAGATTTAATTGCAGGACTTCCCTTTGAGAGTTTTGAGAGATTTAAACAGTCCTTTGATGATGTATATGCATTAGAACCAGAAAAGCTACAACTTGGATTTTTAAAATTATTAAAAGGATCTCCCATTAGAAAAGAAAAAGATTTACATGAATATGTATATAGGGAAGAAGCACCTTATGAAGTACTGCAAAATAAATATATTACTTATGAAGAAATTTTAAAATTAAAGATGATAGAGGAGATGGTAGAGACTTTTTTTAATAGTCATGCTTTTCATCATTCTGTACAATATATGATCAATAAATTTTACAATCGTCCTTCTCAATTTTATGAGGAATTTGCAATATTTTGGGAAGAAAAAGGATATCATCATGTATCTCATGGCAAAAATGGATTGTATGAAATTTTGATTTGTTTTTATAAAGAAAATCAATTTGTAGATGAAGAAATATTTATGGAGTTATTAAAATTTGATTATTTAATGCAGGGAAAAGGAAATTTACCACATTTTTTTAAAAAAGTAGATATACCACATTTTCATGAACGAATTCATGACTTTTTACATGAAGAAGAAAATATAAATAAATATTTGCCTCAGTATAAAAATATACCTGCAAAACAAATTATTAAAAAGGTTAGTTTCCATAATTTCCAATATGATATTGTAAAAATCATACAAAATCCATTGATAAAAGATATAAAAAAAGAAAAAACAACTATATTTTTTGATTATGAGCTAGATCATAAAGTGTTTGAAAAAGCCAGATATGAAAAAATATTTATATAG